The Pedobacter roseus genome contains a region encoding:
- a CDS encoding beta-N-acetylhexosaminidase, with translation MKKLFLIISCCFFTANTFAQSIVTETEIGDSEGAVVQTPIAIIPEPVSLIKKAGSFTLPENVILQAVRSGELKQSIAYLSDRITTATGKFVSTVSNSNHPTIKLILNTQEDTQLGKEGYKLNVNPTQVVITANQPAGIFYGVQSLIQLFPAEIESKELVKDVKWKAPCVDVVDYPKLGWRGLMFDVARHFFTKQEVKQFIDDMVRYKFNLLHLHLADDEGWRIEIKGLPKLTEVGAWSVKKTGTFGDFTPPTPDEPRTYGGFYTQEDIKELVQYAQERFVNILPEIDVPGHSLAIIASYPELSCTPDAVNYKVRSGEKIMDWSRGAPPTALVDNTLCPANEKVYVFLDSVLTQVAKLFPFEYIHMGGDEAPHNFWEKNDQVKALMLREGLKTIPQVQAYFEKRVEQIVISKGKKFMGWDEILEGGVSPTAAVMSWRGMKYGIQAANDKHNVVMSPTDFAYLDYMQADPITEPKVYASLRLNKAYQFNPVPAGVNAQYVIGAQANLWTEQIFTFRQVEYMVYPRAFAIAESIWSPIEKKNWTNFVDRTQQHFKRLDLAEIKYSPAIYDPIFTVKRSADKQLMIELTPEIDGLDIYYSFDNSTPDRFYPKYTTALQVPKDASMLRVITYRGKQPIGRLISMPVADLQKRAR, from the coding sequence ATGAAAAAATTATTTCTGATTATCTCCTGCTGTTTCTTTACAGCCAATACTTTCGCTCAATCTATCGTTACAGAAACTGAAATCGGCGACTCAGAAGGTGCTGTTGTACAAACACCAATTGCCATTATCCCAGAGCCAGTTTCATTGATAAAAAAAGCCGGAAGCTTTACCTTACCCGAAAATGTAATTCTACAAGCAGTTAGAAGTGGAGAGTTAAAACAATCCATCGCTTATTTATCAGACCGGATTACCACCGCTACAGGGAAATTTGTAAGCACAGTGAGTAATTCCAATCACCCAACCATTAAACTGATTTTAAATACACAGGAAGATACTCAACTCGGTAAAGAAGGTTATAAACTAAATGTTAACCCAACCCAGGTGGTGATTACCGCAAACCAACCAGCGGGTATTTTTTATGGCGTACAATCGTTAATCCAGCTTTTTCCTGCCGAGATAGAGAGCAAAGAATTGGTGAAGGATGTGAAATGGAAGGCACCTTGTGTTGATGTGGTAGATTATCCAAAATTAGGCTGGAGAGGTTTAATGTTCGATGTGGCCCGTCACTTTTTTACTAAACAGGAAGTAAAACAGTTTATTGATGACATGGTTCGTTATAAATTCAACCTGTTGCATTTGCATTTAGCGGATGATGAAGGCTGGAGGATAGAAATTAAAGGTCTGCCTAAATTAACTGAAGTTGGCGCCTGGAGTGTTAAAAAAACAGGAACCTTTGGCGATTTTACTCCACCAACTCCTGACGAGCCCCGTACCTATGGTGGTTTTTATACACAGGAAGATATTAAAGAGCTTGTTCAATATGCGCAGGAACGCTTTGTTAACATTTTACCCGAAATTGATGTACCAGGGCATAGTTTAGCCATTATTGCTTCTTATCCCGAATTGTCATGTACGCCAGATGCGGTGAATTACAAAGTCCGTTCGGGTGAAAAAATTATGGATTGGAGCCGTGGTGCACCACCAACGGCATTGGTTGATAATACACTTTGTCCGGCAAACGAAAAGGTTTATGTTTTTTTAGACTCGGTACTTACCCAGGTAGCCAAACTTTTCCCGTTTGAATATATCCACATGGGTGGTGATGAAGCCCCACATAATTTCTGGGAAAAGAACGATCAGGTTAAAGCTTTAATGCTTCGCGAAGGTTTAAAAACCATTCCGCAGGTTCAGGCTTATTTTGAAAAACGTGTAGAACAGATTGTAATTTCGAAAGGCAAAAAATTTATGGGCTGGGATGAAATACTTGAAGGTGGCGTATCGCCGACAGCTGCAGTAATGAGCTGGAGGGGAATGAAATATGGCATTCAGGCTGCTAATGATAAACACAATGTGGTAATGAGTCCAACCGATTTTGCCTATTTGGATTATATGCAAGCAGATCCGATTACCGAACCAAAGGTTTATGCCTCTTTAAGGTTAAACAAAGCTTATCAGTTTAACCCGGTTCCGGCCGGCGTAAATGCACAGTATGTTATCGGTGCGCAAGCCAACCTTTGGACAGAACAGATTTTCACCTTCCGCCAGGTTGAATATATGGTTTACCCACGTGCATTTGCCATTGCCGAATCAATATGGAGCCCGATTGAAAAGAAAAACTGGACCAATTTTGTTGATCGTACACAACAACATTTTAAACGCCTGGATTTAGCAGAGATCAAATATTCGCCAGCCATTTACGACCCGATTTTTACGGTGAAACGCAGTGCTGATAAACAATTGATGATAGAGCTTACACCAGAGATTGATGGTTTAGATATTTATTATAGTTTTGATAATTCTACACCAGATCGTTTTTATCCGAAATACACTACGGCATTGCAGGTGCCAAAAGATGCCAGTATGTTACGTGTAATTACCTATCGTGGTAAGCAACCAATTGGTAGATTAATCAGCATGCCTGTTGCAGATTTACAGAAAAGGGCACGTTAA
- a CDS encoding DUF7793 family protein codes for MGNERDNNLIEGEIADYLLTDTGILISYSKSILRTVENISANVALVKKITNNKKVPLLIYLKNSPVPDKETRKFSTEQLPQIYTAMAMVSKPGLAQLIMKILFKFQNPPIPMKSFTDDKKAMEWLTKFLI; via the coding sequence ATGGGTAATGAGAGAGATAACAACCTTATCGAAGGTGAGATTGCCGATTATTTATTAACGGATACCGGAATACTGATTTCGTACAGCAAAAGCATTTTACGTACTGTAGAAAATATTTCGGCCAATGTTGCACTGGTGAAGAAAATCACCAATAACAAGAAAGTCCCCCTGTTAATTTATTTAAAAAACTCGCCGGTTCCGGATAAAGAAACAAGAAAATTTTCGACTGAGCAGTTGCCTCAAATTTATACTGCGATGGCCATGGTTTCTAAACCGGGTTTGGCGCAATTAATTATGAAAATCCTTTTTAAGTTTCAAAACCCGCCCATCCCGATGAAATCATTTACAGATGATAAGAAAGCGATGGAATGGTTGACGAAGTTTTTAATTTAA